Proteins co-encoded in one Aspergillus luchuensis IFO 4308 DNA, chromosome 6, nearly complete sequence genomic window:
- a CDS encoding uncharacterized protein (CAZy:CE10;~COG:I;~EggNog:ENOG410PR6J;~InterPro:IPR029058,IPR013094;~PFAM:PF07859;~go_function: GO:0016787 - hydrolase activity [Evidence IEA]) → MSSRYAYSPDTSARLLEAWARRAHTALKTVKLSDGTTAFWLGNPDAERLLLHLPGGAYCLPALPSHIDYSTSILKHLGQAGINAGMLFLPYDLTPTAQYPHQMKQAVALLQYVIEDLGKRPSDIVLLGDSAGAHLILSVLSHLAHPHPHIPPLLLREELAGALLLSPWMGESRTDYDSCRRNASRDLVSPGLLTYWADMFLGDAEFDSYNRPAGAPEGWWRDLPVEEIFIGVGGYEVLYDSIMKTARKIEAEHTGVTISIAHLEVHCEALSPFNPGVVSTDQYRALLAWLKGTLCK, encoded by the exons ATGAGCTCCAGGTATGCTTATTCCCCTGATACCTCCGCTCGGCTCCTCGAAGCATGGGCACGTCGCGCACACACGGCCTTAAAGACCGTCAAGCTGTCTGACGGGACCACCGCGTTCTGGCTAGGCAATCCAGACGCCGAGCGACTGCTCCTCCATTTGCCAGGCGGCGCATACTGCCTCCCTGCCTTGCCCTCCCACATCGACTAttccacctccatcctcaAGCATCTGGGACAAGCGGGTATAAATGCCGGCatgctcttcctcccttATGACCTCACCCCAACCGCGCAATATCCTCATCAGATGAAGCAGGCCGTCGCGCTCCTCCAATATGTCATCGAGGATCTGGGAAAGCGGCCGTCCGACATTGTGCTGCTGGGTGATTCTGCAGGCGCACATCTCATCTTGTCTGTCCTATCTCATCTTGcgcatccccatcctcacaTTCCTCCCCTACTCTTGCGTGAGGAACTTGCTGGGGCATTGTTGCTTTCACCGTGGATGGGCGAGTCTCGGACCGACTATGACAGTTGCCGGAGAAACGCGTCGCGGGATCTTGTCTCACCAGGGCTATTGACTTATTGGGCAGATATGTTTCTTGGAGATGCTGAATTCGATAGCTATAACCGGCCTGCGGGTGCGCCTGAAGGCTGGTGGCGGGATTTGCCTGTGGAGGAGATTTTCATTGGGGTGGGAGGATATGAAGTGTTGTATGATTCGATTATGAAGACTGCTAGGAAGATCGAG GCAGAACATACTGGAGTCACCATTAGTATTGCGCATCTTGAGGTCCATTGCGAGGCCCTTTCACCTTTCAATCCGGGAGTGGTTTCGACGGATCAGTATAGAGCGTTGCTGGCATGGTTGAAGGGTACTTTGTGCAAGTGA